A genomic segment from Streptosporangium roseum DSM 43021 encodes:
- a CDS encoding WD40 repeat domain-containing protein → MVAFHPDGHLLATAGEDGTARLWDPDTGQPVGDPLAGHAAGVGALAFHPDGHLLATAGDDGTVRL, encoded by the coding sequence ATGGTCGCCTTCCACCCTGACGGCCATCTGCTGGCCACCGCCGGCGAAGACGGCACCGCCCGACTGTGGGATCCCGACACCGGCCAGCCGGTCGGCGACCCCCTCGCCGGCCACGCGGCAGGCGTCGGCGCGCTCGCCTTCCACCCCGACGGACACCTGCTTGCCACCGCCGGTGATGACGGCACCGTCCGGCTGTAG
- a CDS encoding tyrosine-type recombinase/integrase, which yields MEGLTFNSGPIVPRPHIYAGLDLHQLRHSAATHLGEAEIPLQLIMGKTRHKNPRTAMRYVKPGAEAIAKVTEVLAPRRRTH from the coding sequence GTGGAAGGCTTAACGTTCAATTCCGGCCCGATAGTCCCAAGACCCCACATCTACGCCGGCCTCGACCTCCACCAGCTGCGCCACAGCGCCGCCACCCACCTCGGCGAAGCCGAGATCCCCCTGCAGCTCATCATGGGCAAGACCCGGCACAAGAACCCTCGCACCGCTATGCGCTACGTCAAACCTGGTGCTGAGGCCATCGCCAAGGTCACCGAGGTCCTGGCGCCCCGTCGCCGTACTCACTGA
- a CDS encoding PadR family transcriptional regulator, producing MSVPLALLGLLEREPSHGYDLKRDYDTLFSRGKPLPFGQVYSTLGRLARDGKVIAGQSEPGDGPDRKRYAITSVGREEVEAWLAEPVAAEPYLHTVLFTKTVLALMLGRDAAGYLDAQRATHLRRMRELTEIKRTGNLVDALLADHGLFRLEADLRWIDVTQARLGALAAAVRNR from the coding sequence ATGAGTGTTCCTCTCGCACTGCTCGGCCTGCTGGAACGGGAGCCGAGCCACGGATACGACCTGAAACGCGACTACGACACCCTCTTCAGCCGGGGTAAGCCCCTGCCCTTCGGCCAGGTCTATTCCACGCTCGGCCGGCTGGCCAGAGACGGCAAGGTCATCGCCGGGCAGAGCGAACCCGGCGACGGGCCCGACCGCAAGCGCTATGCCATCACCTCCGTGGGCAGGGAGGAGGTCGAGGCATGGCTGGCCGAGCCGGTCGCGGCCGAGCCGTACCTGCATACGGTGCTGTTCACCAAGACCGTGCTGGCGCTGATGCTGGGGCGCGACGCGGCGGGCTACCTCGATGCCCAGCGTGCGACGCATCTGCGACGCATGCGGGAGCTGACCGAGATCAAGCGCACCGGCAACCTGGTTGACGCGCTCCTGGCCGATCACGGCCTGTTCCGACTTGAGGCCGACCTGCGGTGGATCGACGTCACCCAGGCCCGGCTGGGGGCGCTGGCGGCGGCGGTGCGCAACCGATGA
- a CDS encoding ABC transporter ATP-binding protein gives MIVNTLLRAEEISRSYGNTPALREASLSVTAGEVLAVMGPSGSGKSTLLHCLAGIFTPDSGEVWFDGRRLDTLNDGRRSELRRTAFGFVFQFGQLVPELTVADNVALPLLLGRTRRNHAYARAASWLERLELAELGGRRTGELSGGQAQRVAIARALVTGPRVLFADEPTGALDSLTGELVMELLVGLAREEGTTVIVVTHDARVAACADREVVVRDGRVTDPYAGRVTDPYAGGVGR, from the coding sequence ATGATCGTCAACACTCTGCTGCGGGCCGAGGAGATCAGCCGTTCCTACGGCAACACGCCCGCGCTGCGCGAGGCCAGCCTGTCGGTCACCGCGGGCGAGGTCCTGGCCGTCATGGGACCCAGCGGTTCCGGCAAGTCGACACTGCTGCACTGCCTGGCCGGGATCTTCACCCCGGACAGCGGCGAGGTGTGGTTCGACGGGCGGCGGCTGGACACGCTGAACGACGGCCGCCGCAGCGAGCTGCGGCGCACCGCCTTCGGCTTCGTCTTCCAGTTCGGCCAGCTCGTGCCGGAGCTGACCGTGGCCGACAACGTGGCGCTGCCCCTGCTGCTGGGCCGTACCAGGCGCAACCATGCCTACGCGCGGGCCGCCTCCTGGCTGGAGCGGCTGGAGCTGGCCGAACTGGGCGGCCGCCGTACCGGGGAGCTGTCCGGCGGGCAGGCGCAGCGGGTGGCCATCGCCAGAGCGCTGGTGACCGGGCCGCGGGTCCTCTTCGCCGACGAGCCGACCGGCGCGCTCGACTCGCTCACCGGCGAGCTCGTGATGGAGCTGCTGGTGGGCCTGGCCCGCGAGGAGGGCACCACCGTGATCGTGGTGACCCATGACGCCCGGGTGGCCGCCTGCGCCGACCGGGAGGTCGTCGTCCGCGACGGCCGGGTCACCGACCCGTACGCCGGCCGGGTCACCGACCCGTACGCAGGCGGGGTCGGCCGATGA
- a CDS encoding FtsX-like permease family protein produces MILLGLRLSLRGGREAATRLALIVAGVAVGVVVLLATLSLFNAFQATNDRTCWECTRGTAPSGWALDTTADGALWNLHEDYYAGQTIKRLDVAALGTRAPVIPGLSRMPGPGRYYASPALARLLDSAPREQLADRFPGTRAGLIGRAALSGPDELAIVVGRTLQEVAAMPGARQVDTVATEPAVDDNTDLYQFGFGVAAIGLIVPLLVLVGTATRLAAARRETRLAAIRLVGATSRQVNVLAAVDAALGALLGALAGLALFQAVRPALAGVRLTGARFFPELIAPRPWQYAAVLACVPVIAACAALWSLRRVRISPLGAARKAAPPPPRAWRVVPLLAGLGLFAGPVYRNGKEPDALLAGTGLALIMVGLVLAGPWLTMRAARLAARLTRSAATLLAAQRMAADPKAAFRAVSGLVLAVFIGTAIAGLVPAVLSGQQAVAGGELNHVLRAQFARPGVTGLSQQAQADLLARLRGYPGVDVLPIYARADQEAFRMPADGPPPARTVVECASLARFPVLGRCPAAAQAVAGSFDRLVNADNPLTIDKILPLAGPASHSASATGLDLESILISTADTAAVERIRTLLAEHTADAPMTFAEVAQVRAALYTQVESVAMTMVALTLIVGGCSLVVAVGGGLVERRQPFTLLRLAGTPTRTLAGVVLLESALPLVLAAVLAAGAGFGVAEPLIDQLALKGASLAMPGPAYFATVGGGMAASLLVILAGLPLLRRMTAPDDARFE; encoded by the coding sequence ATGATCCTGCTGGGCCTGCGGCTGTCGCTGCGCGGTGGCAGGGAGGCGGCGACCAGGCTGGCGCTGATCGTCGCCGGGGTGGCGGTCGGCGTCGTGGTGCTGCTGGCCACGCTGTCGCTCTTCAACGCCTTCCAGGCCACCAACGACCGCACCTGCTGGGAGTGCACGCGCGGTACGGCGCCCAGCGGCTGGGCCCTCGACACCACCGCCGACGGCGCGCTGTGGAACCTCCACGAGGACTACTACGCGGGCCAGACGATCAAAAGGCTGGACGTCGCCGCGCTCGGCACCCGGGCACCGGTCATCCCCGGACTGTCCCGCATGCCCGGCCCCGGCCGGTACTACGCCTCGCCCGCGCTGGCCAGGCTGCTGGACTCGGCGCCGCGCGAGCAGCTCGCCGACCGCTTCCCCGGCACCCGCGCCGGGCTCATCGGCCGGGCCGCGCTGTCCGGGCCCGACGAACTGGCCATCGTGGTGGGGCGGACGCTGCAGGAGGTCGCCGCCATGCCCGGCGCCCGGCAGGTCGACACGGTCGCCACCGAGCCCGCGGTCGACGACAACACCGACCTCTACCAGTTCGGTTTCGGCGTCGCCGCCATCGGGCTGATCGTCCCGCTGCTGGTGCTCGTGGGCACCGCCACCCGGCTGGCGGCCGCGCGCCGCGAGACGCGGCTGGCGGCGATCCGGCTGGTGGGTGCCACATCCCGGCAGGTCAACGTGCTCGCCGCGGTGGACGCCGCGCTGGGCGCGCTGCTCGGCGCGCTGGCCGGCCTCGCGCTCTTCCAGGCGGTACGGCCCGCCCTGGCCGGAGTGCGGCTCACCGGCGCCCGCTTCTTCCCCGAGCTGATCGCCCCACGCCCCTGGCAGTACGCGGCCGTGCTCGCCTGCGTTCCGGTCATCGCGGCGTGCGCCGCCCTGTGGTCGCTGCGCCGGGTGCGGATCTCCCCCCTCGGCGCGGCCAGGAAGGCCGCGCCGCCCCCGCCGAGGGCGTGGCGGGTGGTCCCGCTGCTGGCCGGGCTGGGGCTGTTCGCGGGCCCGGTGTACCGAAACGGCAAGGAGCCCGACGCCTTGCTGGCCGGCACGGGACTCGCCCTGATCATGGTCGGGCTGGTCCTGGCCGGGCCCTGGCTGACGATGCGGGCCGCGCGCCTGGCGGCCCGGCTGACCCGGAGCGCGGCGACGCTGCTGGCTGCGCAGCGGATGGCCGCGGACCCCAAGGCCGCCTTCCGTGCGGTGAGCGGGCTCGTACTGGCGGTGTTCATCGGCACGGCGATCGCGGGGCTCGTCCCCGCGGTGCTCTCCGGCCAGCAGGCCGTGGCCGGCGGCGAGCTGAACCATGTGCTGCGCGCCCAGTTCGCCCGGCCCGGCGTGACGGGGCTGTCCCAGCAGGCGCAGGCGGACCTGCTCGCCCGCCTGCGCGGCTACCCGGGCGTGGACGTGCTGCCGATCTACGCCAGGGCGGACCAGGAGGCCTTCCGCATGCCTGCTGACGGACCACCGCCCGCCAGGACCGTCGTCGAATGCGCGAGCCTGGCCCGCTTCCCCGTGCTCGGGCGGTGCCCGGCGGCCGCGCAGGCCGTGGCGGGCTCCTTCGACCGCCTGGTCAACGCCGACAACCCGCTCACCATCGACAAGATCCTTCCACTGGCGGGACCCGCCAGCCACTCTGCCTCCGCCACCGGCCTCGACCTGGAGTCGATCCTGATCAGCACGGCCGACACGGCGGCGGTGGAGCGGATCCGCACGCTGCTGGCGGAGCACACCGCCGACGCCCCGATGACCTTCGCCGAGGTCGCCCAGGTCAGAGCGGCCCTGTACACCCAGGTCGAGAGCGTCGCGATGACCATGGTCGCGCTGACCCTGATCGTCGGCGGCTGCAGCCTCGTGGTGGCGGTCGGCGGCGGGCTGGTGGAGCGCAGGCAGCCCTTCACCCTGCTGCGGCTGGCAGGCACGCCCACCCGCACCCTGGCCGGGGTGGTGCTGCTGGAGTCCGCGCTGCCGCTCGTCCTGGCCGCCGTGCTCGCCGCCGGCGCCGGGTTCGGCGTGGCCGAGCCGCTCATCGACCAGCTCGCGCTCAAGGGCGCCTCCCTGGCGATGCCGGGACCCGCCTACTTCGCGACCGTCGGCGGGGGGATGGCCGCCTCCCTGCTGGTGATTCTCGCGGGCCTGCCGCTGCTCAGGCGGATGACCGCGCCGGACGACGCCCGTTTCGAATAG